The following coding sequences lie in one Rutidosis leptorrhynchoides isolate AG116_Rl617_1_P2 chromosome 6, CSIRO_AGI_Rlap_v1, whole genome shotgun sequence genomic window:
- the LOC139852088 gene encoding uncharacterized protein, with product MALNCQIRDINLKRNKIQLEYYDFEDEEISWEKMYEQPPYGRKTRHIKKQLMVRPRYPLTYKKDEMPDANSISEVCVVFDGTFKVGDKVDWYSDSSYWSARVVEVLSDDKVKIELPMPPAGERKDDETHEALVKDLRPNLEWSQRKGWTLPTVGGRTSCGAQLIFPSKQGINQESISVASPLNASSSTRLSAEGDTEIQNSGHVDTVICDDKMVDDLAEGHAERQSSDPVNAVVLDEKVASEDVKMVDDFVHENADTEFSSC from the exons ATGGCTCTCAATTGCCAG ATCAGAGATATCAATTTGAAAAGGAACAAGATACAGCTGGAATACTATGATTTCGAAGACGAAG AGATAAGTTGGGAAAAGATGTATGAACAGCCTCCTTATGGAAGAAAGACAAGGCACATTAAAAAACAACTAATGGTTCGGCCTCGCTATCCGCTAACATATAAAAAAGATGAAATGCCAGATGCTAACTCAATTTCCGAAGTTTGTGTTGTATTTGATGGTACATTTAAGGTTGGTGATAAGGTAGATTGGTATTCTGACAGTTCTTATTGGTCTGCAAGGGTGGTTGAAGTGTTGAGCGATGACAAGGTTAAG ATTGAGTTGCCAATGCCCCCAGCCGGAGAAAGGAAAGACGACGAGACACATGAAGCACTCGTTAAGGATTTACGGCCGAACTTAGAGTGGTCCCAAAGAAAAGGCTGGACATTGCCTACTGTG GGTGGTAGGACTTCATGTGGTGCACAGCTTATCTTTCCATCAAAGCAAG GCATTAATCAGGAGTCGATTTCTGTTGCTTCACCTCTTAATGCATCTTCTAGCACTCGTTTATCAGCAGAGGGAGACACAGAGATACAAAATTCAGGTCATGTGGATACCGTTATTTGTGACGATAAAATGGTTGACGATTTAGCTGAAGGACATGCAGAAAGGCAAAGTTCAGATCCTGTGAATGCTGTTGTTCTTGATGAAAAAGTGGCGAGCGAAGATGTGAAAATGGTTGATGATTTTGTGCATGAAAATGCAGACACAGAGTTCAGTTCCTGTTAA
- the LOC139855632 gene encoding uncharacterized protein has protein sequence MVRPRYPLTYKKDEMPDANSISEVCVVFDGTFKVDDKVDWNYEGVYWSARVVEVLSDDKVKIELPMPPAGEGVEGETYEALCKDLRPYLDWSERNGWTLPTLGGRTSCGAQLIFPSKQGMNQESISLGSPLNASSSTRLSAEGDTERHNSGHVDTVICDDKMVDDLAEGHAERQSSNPVNAVVLDEKVASEDVKMVDDDDDVHANTETQSSVPVNCEEKVQAEDVILGDTETHNSNLMDTVVCEEKKQTEDVKMDDECVESFYSITSLRVEEKKSAAEAAPAVADEGGIHFSKDLNIKHEDTLEAAVIDLEELVNKIKWMQNLLNNNGSQSSTDSTLWKFV, from the exons ATGGTGCGGCCTCGCTATCCGCTAACATATAAAAAAGATGAAATGCCAGATGCTAACTCAATTTCCGAAGTTTGTGTTGTATTTGATGGTACATTTAAGGTTGATGATAAGGTAGATTGGAATTATGAGGGTGTTTATTGGTCTGCAAGGGTTGTCGAAGTGTTGAGCGATGACAAGGTTAAG ATTGAGTTGCCAATGCCCCCAGCTGGAGAAGGGGTAGAAGGTGAGACATACGAAGCATTATGTAAAGATTTACGACCCTACTTAGATTGGTCCGAAAGAAATGGCTGGACTTTGCCTACTCTG GGTGGTAGGACTTCATGTGGTGCACAGCTTATCTTTCCATCAAAGCAAG GCATGAATCAGGAGTCAATTTCTCTTGGTTCACCTCTCAATGCATCTTCTAGCACTCGTTTATCAGCTGAGGGAGACACAGAGAGACACAATTCAGGTCATGTGGATACCGTTATTTGTGACGATAAAATGGTTGATGATTTAGCGGAAGGACATGCAGAAAGGCAAAGTTCAAATCCTGTAAATGCTGTTGTTCTTGATGAAAAAGTGGCGAGTGAAGATGTGAAaatggttgatgatgatgatgatgtgcatGCAAATACAGAGACACAGAGTTCAGTTCCTGTTAATTGTGAGGAAAAAGTGCAGGCTGAAGATGTGATATTGGGTGATACTGAAACACATAATTCAAATCTGATGGATACCGTTGTTTGTGAAGAAAAAAAGCAGACTGAAGAtgtgaaaatggatgatgaatgtgTGGAATCCTTCTATAGTATTACGAGTTTGCGTGTGGAAGAGAAGAAATCAGCAGCAGAAGCGGCACCGGCAGTTGCAGATGAGGGTGGTATTCATTTTAGTAAAGACTTGAACATAAAGCATGAAGATACACTGGAAGCAGCCGTAATCGATCTGGAGGAACTTGTTAACAAAATTAAATGGATGCAGAACCTTCTAAATAACAATGGCAGTCAGTCAAGTACTGATTCAACATTGTGGAAGTTTGTTTAA